The Rhizobium sp. CCGE531 genomic sequence ACAAGGCGCTTGCCGCCGAGGTCGCCGTCGATGGCAAGCTGGTTGCCAACCCTTACAAGAAGTGGTCGCAGATCAATCCGTCGCTGCCGGATTTCGAAATATCAGCCTATATTCCGGGCGAGAAGCACGGCACGCGCGAAGTCTTCGAGGAAAAGGTGCTTGCCGCCGGCTGCAAGGCCTCCGGCGCGGTTGATGTGATCAAGGCCACGGTCAAGGATGCCGACCAGCAAGCCAAGAAGTGCATTGCCGTGCGCAAGGATGGCGTTGCGGTCGATATCGACGGCGACTACCCCGAAACGCTGGCCCGCATCAATGCCAACAAGCATGGCATCGGTGTTTTCGGCCTGTATTTCTTTCAGAACAATGCCGACAAGCTGAAGGTCGCCACCGTCAGCGGCATCGTGCCCTCGGGGCAGACGATCGCCGATGGCACCTATCCTGTGTCGCGGCCGCTGTTCTTCTACGTCAAGAAAGCCCATCTGGGTGTCATCCCTGGGCTTAAGGAATATGTCGATTTCTTCACGAGCGATCAGATGATCGGACCGGACAGCCCGCTGGCGGAATACGGCCTCGTGCCGGCGCCGGATGCCGAGCGCGGCCAGATCCGCAAGGACTTCGCTGACGGGAAGATCATGTGAATGCGTAAGGACAGAGCGGCGGCGCGGGCCTTTGGCTGCGCCGGCGTTCGCCGGGGAATGGGAATGAGTGTATCGCTACTGCTGCTGTGCCTGTCGGTCATCGGCGCCTTTGCTTTCGTGCTGGGGCGGGTGAGAGCGGCTGCGCTGTCGGGCGGCAGATCTTCGTCCATGCATTCCCGGCTCGGCTATCACGGTGCCTATGCCGCCATCTGGGCGGTGCTTCCGGCTTTGGCGCTCGTCTGTGTCTGGCTGGTCGTCAGTCCCGTCGTGATCGATCGCCTGGTCACGAAATCCTTTCCGGAGGAGGTAAAGTCTCTGCCGCAGGCGGAGCTTAACCTCAGCTACGGCATGGCGCGCAGCATTGCCCGCGGCATGCGTCAGCTGGATAGTCGGGAGCTTGCCGACGTTGCCGGCGGCACGGCTGACCTGCAATTACTGCTGGCGCAGAAGGGCGTACCGCTCGCGGCTCGTCCCACCGGCTACATGATCGATGCCGCCAACAAATATAACGGCATGCGCGAAATCAGCCGGATGGTGATGTCCGCGGTCGCGATCCTTTTGTCGCTGCTTTGCGCGCTCCGTGGCTTGCGCGTCATCGCTCCGCGTTTCCGCGCCCGCAACCGCGTCGAACAGGTCATTCTCGGTGCGCTGATCGTCGCCTCCTCCATCGCCGTTCTGACGACGGTCGGGATCCTCATCTCGATGCTTTCGGAAGCGGCGCGTTTCTTCAGTCTGGTGCCTGCGAACGAGTTCTTTTTCGGAACCATCTGGGATCCGCGCTTCGCCGGCGCCGGCTCGCAGACGTCGGGCACCTTCGGTCTGATACCGCTGCTGGCGGGAACGATCTATATCAGCCTCGTCGCGATGCTTTTCGCCGTGCCCATCGGCCTGTTCGCTGCAATCTACATGGCCGAGTATGCCTCGGCGCGCGTTCGGTCCATCGCCAAGCCGATGCTGGAAGTTCTGGCCGGCATTCCGACGATCGTCTACGGCTTCTTCGCCCTCGTCACCGTCGGTCCCTTCCTCAGGGACATCTCGGCCGAGATCGATGGTCTTTTGACGGGAAGCTACACAAGCTTCATCGAGGCTCAGAGCGTGCTGACGGCGGGCTTCGTCATGGGCGTCATGCTCATTCCTTACGTCTCCTCGCTGTCGGACGATATCATCATGGCGGTGCCGCGGTCGCTCCGCGACGGCTCGCTCGGCCTCGGCGCCACCCGCTCGGAAACGGTCAAGCGCGTCCTGCTTCCGGCAGCGCTTCCGGGCATCGTCGGCGCGCTGTTGATGACGGCCTCGCGCGCGATCGGCGAAACGATGATCGTGGTGCTGGCTGCCGGCGTGGCGGCGCGCATGCAGTTCGATCCCTTCGAGCCCATGACCACCGTGACCGTGAAGATCGTCAACCAGTTGACCGGCGACCTGGAATTCACCTCGCCGCAGACGCTTGTCGCCTTCGCGCTCGGCATTACGCTGTTCTTTCTGACGCTGTGCCTCAACGTCTATGCCCTCTACGTCGTCCGCCGCTACAGGGAGCAATACGAATGAGCGACGTCGTATCCTCCCCGGTGTCGAATATGCCGCGTGGGCTCACACCGGGCGCGCCAGCGCGACGTGATATCGGCATCAAGCGGCGCTATGCCGCCGAGCGCCGCTTCCGCACCTGTGGCGTCACGGCCGTTATCTTCGGCCTCGTCTTCCTTGTCATCCTGATCTCGACCGTAGTCCGCAACGGTTACACCGCCTTTGTTCAGACATCGATCACCCTGCCGATCGAATTCACGGAGAAGATGATCGATCCCACAGCCAAGCGGGCCACCGATCCGAAGGTCCTCGTTGCAGCCAATTATCCGGTTCTGGTGCGTGACGCGCTAGTGAAAGCCTTGGATATCGATCCCGCCAATCGCACGCTCGTTCGCGAGGCGACTGCGATGGTGTCGGATAGCGCCAGGATCGTGCTTCGCGACCGGGTGCTTGCGAAGCCTTCGATCATCGGCACGACGCAGAACGTCACCTTCCTTGCCAGCGCCAGTATCGATTCCGCCAACAAGGGGCAAATCGATCTGACCGTCGATGAGAAGGATCGCAAGGTATCCGACCGGCAGGTCGCCTGGATGAAGCAGCTCAGCGAAAGCGGCGCCCTGTACAAGGCGTTCAACAGCGGTCTCTTCCTGTCGGGCAATTCCAGCCGCCCGGAAGCCGCCGGCCTCGGCGTCGCGCTGATCGGCTCGCTCTATCTGATGCTGACCGTGCTCGTGCTCGCTCTTCCCGTCGGCGTCGCCACCTCGATCTATCTGGAGGAATTCGCGCCGAAGAACCGGCTGACCGACCTGATCGAGGTCAATATCAACAACCTCGCCGCCGTGCCTTCCATCGTCTACGGCCTGCTGGGCCTCTCGGTATTCATCAACATAATGGGGCTGCCGCGCTCGGCTTCGCTCGTCGGTGGGCTGGTGCTGAGCCTGATGACGCTGCCGATGATCATCATCGCCACGCGTTCGGCGCTGCGCGCCGTACCGCCGTCGATCCGCAGCGCCGCGCTCGGCCTCGGCGCATCGCGCATGCAAGTGGTCTTCCATCATGTCCTGCCGCTTGCCATGCCAGGCATCCTGACAGGCACCATCCTCGGGCTTGCCCATGCGCTCGGCGAAACGGCGCCGCTGCTCTTGATCGGCATGGTCGCCTTTGTCGCCAACTATCCGACATCGCCCCTCGATCCTTCGACGGCGCTGCCGGTGCAGATCTACATGTGGGCGAGCGAGGCCGAGCGTGCCTTCGTCGAAAGAACGTCCGGGGCCATCATCGTCCTGCTCTTCTTCCTCGTCGCGATGAACATCGGCGCCATCCTGCTGCGCCGCCGCTTCGAGCGGCGCTGGTAGGGAGGGCCGAGGAATGAACATGATGAGCGAAGCCGCAAGCGAAAAAGCACTGGCCAAGAAAATGACGACGATCCCCTACAAGATGATCGGCCAGGACGTTTCGGTCTTTTACGGGGATAAGCGCGCGCTCTTCGATGTCAATCTGAAGATCCGCGCCAATACGGTGACGGCGCTGATCGGCCCTTCCGGCTGCGGCAAGTCCACCTTCCTGCGCTGCCTCAACCGCATGAACGATACGATCGAGACCTGCCGCGTCACCGGCAAGATCACGCTCGACGATCAGGACGTCTACGACAACAACATCGATGTCGTGGAATTGCGCGCGCGTGTCGGCATGGTCTTCCAGAAGCCCAACCCGTTTCCCAAGTCGATCTACGAGAACGTCGCCTACGGGCCGCGCATCCATGGCCTGCATCGCTCCAAGGCCGATCTCGATCATATCGTCGAGACCAGCCTGCAGAAGGCGGGCCTGTGGGGCGAGGTCAAGGACAGGCTCCATGATGCCGGCACGAGCCTTTCGGGCGGTCAGCAGCAGCGCCTTTGCATCGCGCGCGCCGTTGCCGTCAGTCCGGAAGTCATCCTGATGGACGAGCCGTGTTCGGCGCTCGATCCGATCGCCACGGCAAAGGTCGAGGATCTTATCCATGAGCTGCGGGAAAACTTCACGATCGTCATCGTGACGCATTCCATGCAGCAGGCAGCCCGCGTCTCGCAGCGCACCGCAATGTTCCATCTCGGCCATCTGGTCGAGGAGAACGATACCGATAAAATGTTCACCAATCCCGACGATTTCCGCACGCAGGATTACATCATGGGCCGTTTTGGTTGATGATATCAAGCGCGCGGACCCTTTCACACAGTTCACCTTGAGGATAGAAAAATGGTCTCCACTCACATTCTCTCTGCCTATGACGAAGACCTGAAGTTCCTGACGCGCCGCATTGCGGAGATGGGCGGCCTGGCCGAGCAGATGGTCAGCGACAGCGTTCGCGCATTGGTCCAAAGCGATACCGGTCTTGCGCAGAAGGTCATCTCAGACGACGTCATCCTCGACCATGCCGAGCGTGAAGTCGGCGACAAGGCGATCGTCACCATCGCACGCCGGCAGCCGATGGCGGCAGACTTGCGCGAGATCATGGGCTCGATCCGCATCGCTTCCGACCTGGAGCGCGTCGGCGATCTCGGCAAGAACACCGCAAAGCGCGTCATCGCCGTGCAGGGCACCGGCGTTCCGCGCCGTCTCGCCCGCGGCATCGAGCACCTCTCCGAACTGGCGCTGAGCCAGCTCAAGGAAGTTCTGGACGTCTACGCCACCCGTTCGCCGGACAAGGCCGTATCGATCCGTGAGCGCGACGAGGAAATCGACGCCATGTACACCTCGCTCTTCCGCGAGATGCTGACCTACATGATGGAAGATCCGCGTAACATCACCACCTGCACGCATCTTCTGTTCTGCGCGAAGAACATCGAGCGCATCGGCGACCATGCCACCAACATCGCCGAGACGATCTATTACATGGCGACCGGCGCCCAGCCCGAAGGCGAGCGCCCGAAGGATGATACCGCCAACACCGTCGGCGCGGTGACGGAATAATCTGGAAGCGAAAAAGGAGACCAAAGGCGCATGGTTCCGAGAGTTGCTGTTGTAGAAGACGAGGAAGCGCTGAGCGTTCTGCTGCGCTACAATCTCGAGGCCGAAGGCTTCGAGGTCGACACCATCCTCAGAGGCGATGAGGCCGAGCTGCGTCTTCAGGAGCGCATCCCCGATCTCCTGATCCTCGACTGGATGCTCCCCGGCGTGTCCGGCATCGAGCTCTGCCGCCGGCTGCGTATGCGGCCGGAGACGGAGCGCCTGCCGATCATCATGCTGACGGCCCGCGGCGAGGAAAGCGAGCGCGTGCGCGGGCTTTCCACCGGCGCGGACGATTACGTTGTCAAGCCGTTCTCGACGCCGGAGCTGATGGCCCGCGTCAAGGCGATGCTGCGGCGTGCCCGTCCGGAGGTTCTCTCCACGGTGTTGCGTTGCGGCGATATCGAGCTGGACCGCGAAACCCATCGCGTCCACCGCAAGAGCCGCGAAGTGCGGTTGGGGCCGACGGAATTCCGCCTGCTGGAATTCCTGATGTCCTCGCCGAGCCGTGTCTTCTCGCGCTCGCAGCTGCTGGACGGCGTATGGGGGCACGATATCTATGTCGACGAACGCACTGTCGACGTCCATGTCGGACGCCTGCGCAAGGCGCTCAATTTCTCCAATATGCAGGATGTCATCCGCACCGTTCGCGGCGCGGGCTACTCCATGGAAGCCTGAGCGGCAGAGCCCGCTCAGGCATCAACATTACAGCGCCGCGCGCCTTTCAAGACGCGCTAAGGTCGCTGTAACACCTTAAAATTATGCAGTAGTGGCGGAAATAGAAAACGGGCCTCAAGGGCCCGTTTCTTTTATCTCCGCGATGGGGATCTCAGCCGCGTGGCTGGGCCGGCCGACGTCGTTCATGCACCGGCTGATAGGCCAGGCGCTGATGATAGCCGCAATAGGGCGACGCATCCGGGCTTTCGTTGCCGCAGAAGTGGAAATCGTCCTTCAGCGGGTCGCCCACCGGCCACTTGCAGGTGCGCTCGGTAAGCTCCGTCAGGCCAAGACGCCGGGAGATCGGAACGACGACGTTCGATGCCGGGCGATATTGGATTTCATTGACGGCATCGACCTCGATTTCTTCCTTGAGCATGGTTGCGCCCTGCTGGCGGGTAACCGTGCGGGTTGCAACGCGAGACGTGTAATTCGGGGCGCGGGGCGCAGCACTGCTGCGCTTTGGCGTGCGTGCAGCCGCCGCGGTGCCACCCGCCTTCGCTCGGCCGGGAAGGTTCAGGCGGTGCACCTTGCCGATGACGGCATTACGGCTCACGCCGCCAAGCTGCGCCGCGATCTGGCTGGCGCTCAATCCTTCGGACCATAGCTTCTTCAGCTTTTCGACGCGTTCGTCTGTCCAATTCATGCCCTGTCTCCGCTGTCGCGTTTCCGATGGCAGAATCCCTCACCATTGCCTCGCATGGGATCGAGGCGCGAAACGCTCTAAAATTGTGGTGACTAGTTCCGCCGCATGCAGTCTAGCAATTGGTTTTTAACCTAGTGTGAGGCTGACTCCGTGACAAGAGTCGCGGGAATCTTGAGGAATCGATTTCGAGGTTTTCCCCAACTTGCTGCCCCGGCGTGGCATTTCTGCAATAGGCAGTGCCGAACGCATCCCTTTTGGCCGTGGGCGCTTTCTCGCACCTGCTAAATCGCCAGTTTTGTTGACATCGCGGTGCAAAACATCAATAGTGCCCAGGCCGCCGCAAGGCGGCATTTTTGATTTTTTCGGACCCGTTTCATCGTATGGAAGCGATTGGTCCTTAGGGTTGTGATCGAGGAGATATGCCATGGCAGAGACCGCGCCGCTTTACGATACCTATCTGCGTGCTCCGCTGCGGTTCGAGCGAGGCGAGGGCGTCTGGCTGGTTACCGAAAACGGCGAGCGCTACCTCGATTTCGCAGCCGGCGTTGCGGTCAATTCGCTGGGTCATGCCCATCCTCATCTGGTCGCCGAATTGAAGGCGCAGGCCGACAAGGTCTGGCATCTGTCCAACCTCTATGAAGCACCCGGCCAGGAAAAGCTGTCGAAGCGGCTGACGGAAGTAACCTTCGCCGACAAGGTGTTCTTCACCAATTCGGGCGCCGAGGCGCTGGAATGCGCCATCAAGACGGCGCGGCGCTATCAATTCGCCAAGGGACATCCCGAAAAGTTCCACATCATCACCTTCGAAGGCGCCTTCCACGGCCGCACCATCGCGACGATCGCCGCCGGCGGCCAGGAGAAATACATCGAAGGCTTCGGCCCGAAGGCGCCGGGTTTCGATCAGGTGCCGTTCGGCGATCTCGATGCCGTTCGCGCCGCCATCACCGATGCGACGGCCGCGATCCTGATCGAGCCGGTGCAGGGCGAGGGCGGCATTCGTCCCGCGACCAACGAATTCCTGCGCGGCCTGCGCGAGATTTGCGACGAGCATGGCCTGCTGCTGGTTCTCGACGAGGTGCAGTGCGGCGTCGGTCGCACGGGCAAGCTCTTCGCCCATGAATGGGCCGGCATCAAGCCGGATATCATGGCGGTTGCCAAGGGCATCGGCGGCGGTTTCCCGCTGGGCGCCTGCCTTGCGACGGCGGAGGCCGCCTCGGGCATGAAGGCAGGCACGCACGGCTCGACCTATGGCGGCAATCCGCTTGCCATGGCAGTCGGCAATGCTGTGCTGGACATCGTGCTCGCTGATGGCTTCCTGCAGCATGTGCGCGATATCGCTCTGGTGTTCCGCCAGGGCCTCGCCTCGCTGAAGGACCGTTTTCCCGACATCATCGAGGATGTTCGCGGCGAAGGCCTGATGCTCGGCATCAAGGCGGCAATACCGCAGGCGGATCTGCTGCAGGCGATCCGTGCCGAGCACCTGCTGGGCGTGCCGGCGGGCGATAACGTCATCCGCCTCCTGCCGCCGCTGGTCGTAACCGCTGACGAAGCGCGCGAAGGTCTGGCACGTCTCGATCGTGCCGCCGAACGCGCGCGCTCTGCCCGCATCAAGAAATCGGCTTGAACTCAACGCCCGCAGTCGGGGCGGTTACCGCGCCGCGCGTCGAAGCGACGCGCAAAGGACGCGGTAATACCTAGAAATCGCATAAGCCTTCCCTTAAATCGATGGCGATTTAAGG encodes the following:
- the phoU gene encoding phosphate signaling complex protein PhoU; amino-acid sequence: MVSTHILSAYDEDLKFLTRRIAEMGGLAEQMVSDSVRALVQSDTGLAQKVISDDVILDHAEREVGDKAIVTIARRQPMAADLREIMGSIRIASDLERVGDLGKNTAKRVIAVQGTGVPRRLARGIEHLSELALSQLKEVLDVYATRSPDKAVSIRERDEEIDAMYTSLFREMLTYMMEDPRNITTCTHLLFCAKNIERIGDHATNIAETIYYMATGAQPEGERPKDDTANTVGAVTE
- a CDS encoding aspartate aminotransferase family protein, producing MAETAPLYDTYLRAPLRFERGEGVWLVTENGERYLDFAAGVAVNSLGHAHPHLVAELKAQADKVWHLSNLYEAPGQEKLSKRLTEVTFADKVFFTNSGAEALECAIKTARRYQFAKGHPEKFHIITFEGAFHGRTIATIAAGGQEKYIEGFGPKAPGFDQVPFGDLDAVRAAITDATAAILIEPVQGEGGIRPATNEFLRGLREICDEHGLLLVLDEVQCGVGRTGKLFAHEWAGIKPDIMAVAKGIGGGFPLGACLATAEAASGMKAGTHGSTYGGNPLAMAVGNAVLDIVLADGFLQHVRDIALVFRQGLASLKDRFPDIIEDVRGEGLMLGIKAAIPQADLLQAIRAEHLLGVPAGDNVIRLLPPLVVTADEAREGLARLDRAAERARSARIKKSA
- the pstC gene encoding phosphate ABC transporter permease subunit PstC, encoding MSVSLLLLCLSVIGAFAFVLGRVRAAALSGGRSSSMHSRLGYHGAYAAIWAVLPALALVCVWLVVSPVVIDRLVTKSFPEEVKSLPQAELNLSYGMARSIARGMRQLDSRELADVAGGTADLQLLLAQKGVPLAARPTGYMIDAANKYNGMREISRMVMSAVAILLSLLCALRGLRVIAPRFRARNRVEQVILGALIVASSIAVLTTVGILISMLSEAARFFSLVPANEFFFGTIWDPRFAGAGSQTSGTFGLIPLLAGTIYISLVAMLFAVPIGLFAAIYMAEYASARVRSIAKPMLEVLAGIPTIVYGFFALVTVGPFLRDISAEIDGLLTGSYTSFIEAQSVLTAGFVMGVMLIPYVSSLSDDIIMAVPRSLRDGSLGLGATRSETVKRVLLPAALPGIVGALLMTASRAIGETMIVVLAAGVAARMQFDPFEPMTTVTVKIVNQLTGDLEFTSPQTLVAFALGITLFFLTLCLNVYALYVVRRYREQYE
- the phoB gene encoding phosphate regulon transcriptional regulator PhoB gives rise to the protein MVPRVAVVEDEEALSVLLRYNLEAEGFEVDTILRGDEAELRLQERIPDLLILDWMLPGVSGIELCRRLRMRPETERLPIIMLTARGEESERVRGLSTGADDYVVKPFSTPELMARVKAMLRRARPEVLSTVLRCGDIELDRETHRVHRKSREVRLGPTEFRLLEFLMSSPSRVFSRSQLLDGVWGHDIYVDERTVDVHVGRLRKALNFSNMQDVIRTVRGAGYSMEA
- a CDS encoding substrate-binding domain-containing protein, whose product is MNALKLSILALVASAAFAGAAAARDQIQIAGSSTVFPYAKIVAESFGETFTNFKTPVVESGGSGAGLKEFCKGVGTDSIDIANSSRPIKGSEVEACKAAGVADIQQIKIGYDGIVFAFDKSNPDIKFEPVDLYKALAAEVAVDGKLVANPYKKWSQINPSLPDFEISAYIPGEKHGTREVFEEKVLAAGCKASGAVDVIKATVKDADQQAKKCIAVRKDGVAVDIDGDYPETLARINANKHGIGVFGLYFFQNNADKLKVATVSGIVPSGQTIADGTYPVSRPLFFYVKKAHLGVIPGLKEYVDFFTSDQMIGPDSPLAEYGLVPAPDAERGQIRKDFADGKIM
- a CDS encoding GcrA family cell cycle regulator, coding for MNWTDERVEKLKKLWSEGLSASQIAAQLGGVSRNAVIGKVHRLNLPGRAKAGGTAAAARTPKRSSAAPRAPNYTSRVATRTVTRQQGATMLKEEIEVDAVNEIQYRPASNVVVPISRRLGLTELTERTCKWPVGDPLKDDFHFCGNESPDASPYCGYHQRLAYQPVHERRRPAQPRG
- the pstB gene encoding phosphate ABC transporter ATP-binding protein PstB encodes the protein MNMMSEAASEKALAKKMTTIPYKMIGQDVSVFYGDKRALFDVNLKIRANTVTALIGPSGCGKSTFLRCLNRMNDTIETCRVTGKITLDDQDVYDNNIDVVELRARVGMVFQKPNPFPKSIYENVAYGPRIHGLHRSKADLDHIVETSLQKAGLWGEVKDRLHDAGTSLSGGQQQRLCIARAVAVSPEVILMDEPCSALDPIATAKVEDLIHELRENFTIVIVTHSMQQAARVSQRTAMFHLGHLVEENDTDKMFTNPDDFRTQDYIMGRFG
- the pstA gene encoding phosphate ABC transporter permease PstA, with the translated sequence MSDVVSSPVSNMPRGLTPGAPARRDIGIKRRYAAERRFRTCGVTAVIFGLVFLVILISTVVRNGYTAFVQTSITLPIEFTEKMIDPTAKRATDPKVLVAANYPVLVRDALVKALDIDPANRTLVREATAMVSDSARIVLRDRVLAKPSIIGTTQNVTFLASASIDSANKGQIDLTVDEKDRKVSDRQVAWMKQLSESGALYKAFNSGLFLSGNSSRPEAAGLGVALIGSLYLMLTVLVLALPVGVATSIYLEEFAPKNRLTDLIEVNINNLAAVPSIVYGLLGLSVFINIMGLPRSASLVGGLVLSLMTLPMIIIATRSALRAVPPSIRSAALGLGASRMQVVFHHVLPLAMPGILTGTILGLAHALGETAPLLLIGMVAFVANYPTSPLDPSTALPVQIYMWASEAERAFVERTSGAIIVLLFFLVAMNIGAILLRRRFERRW